A single Mytilus trossulus isolate FHL-02 chromosome 12, PNRI_Mtr1.1.1.hap1, whole genome shotgun sequence DNA region contains:
- the LOC134693788 gene encoding leucine-rich repeat-containing protein 34-like isoform X4 — MSDIHSTAYRYDAVCTELSRQPHPYILKMFEREKEDTVFDFKDQMHLYLAGNNNLLTDKRIEDPDCEALYKTLQNNSYVTSLDLRYNLITDEGAKFIAKLIEETTKLTDLNLMCNEIGAVGAEHIAKALLKNESLKTLRMTGNKMGNKGGMWFAQALQVNTTLEALDVADTDLTIESIIAISTVLYNNKTLKALNINRPILFSHQEETTVHFAEMLKVNTTLKEVHFQKYDMRDFGMTRLAENLMHNDTLTYLDLSCNRITRDGINELSKVLEKNTAIEVLDLGYNRLEDDGAIHIANALASLNTNLKTLVVTSNNIGSKGLCALADAMKTNTTLTNIYIWGNKLEEPAAIAFANLIDNGRLSKENTDVQAYVVDGATKLCELSHQISRHTYFAPSYGDDVPSWQPRGKNPRGSDVVVMKNLTVY; from the exons ATGTCAGACATCCATTCAACAGCTTACAGATATGATGCAGTGTGTACAGAATTGAGCAGACAACCACATccttacattttgaaaatgtttgaaaggGAAAAAGAAGACACTGTATT TGATTTCAAAGACCAGATGCACTTGTATTTGGCTGGAAACAATAACTTGTTGACAGATAAACGTATAGAGGACCCAGACTGTGAAGCATTGTACAAAACTCTGCAAAACAACAGCTATGTGACCAGTCTAGATCTTCGCTATAATCTTATCACAGATGAAGGAGCAAAGTTTATTGCTAAACTCATTGAG gAAACAACAAAGCTAACAGACCTGAATTTAATGTGTAATGAGATTGGAGCAGTAGGAGCTGAACATATAGCAAAGGCATTATTG AAAAATGAATCCTTGAAAACACTAAGAATGACAGGAAATAAAATGGGAAACAAGGGAGGAATGTGGTTTGCCCAAGCTCTCCAAGTCAATACTACACTAGAGGCACTAGATGTTGCAGACACAGATTTA accATTGAGAGCATCATTGCTATATCTACAGTACTATATAACAACAAAACTCTGAAGGCACTGAACATCAACAGACCTATTCTATTCTCACATCAAGAAGAAACCACTGTTCATTTTGCTGAAATGCTGAAG gTTAATACAACATTAAAAGAGGTTCATTTCCAGAAGTATGATATGAGGGACTTTGGAATGACTAGACTTGCAGAAAACCTGATGCATAATGATACTCTAACATATTTGGATCTTAGTTG CAATAGAATAACAAGAGATGGAATTAATGAATTGTCAAAAGTATTAGAGAAGAATACTGCTATTGAAGTGTTAGACTTGGGGTATAACAGATTGGAAGATGATGGAGCCATACATATAGCCAATGCTCTTGCTTCTCTGAACACCAACCTTAAAAC TTTAGTTGTGACCAGTAACAACATTGGAAGTAAAGGACTGTGTGCCCTGGCTGATGCAATGAAGACCAACACAACATTAACTAATATCTATATTTGGGGAAATAAGCTAGAGGAACCAGCAGCAATC gcCTTTGCTAATTTGATAGACAATGGTAGACTGAGCAAAGAGAACACAGATGTACAGGCTTATGTTGTAGATGGCGCCACTAAACTTTGTGAACTCAGTCATCAAATAAGCCGCCATACTTACTTTGCACCAAGTTATGGGGATGATGTGCCGTCATGGCAGCCAAGAGGCAAAAATCCAAGAGGATCTGATGTCGTTGTTATGAAAAATTTGACAGTTTATTAA
- the LOC134693788 gene encoding leucine-rich repeat-containing protein 34-like isoform X1: MSDIHSTAYRYDAVCTELSRQPHPYILKMFEREKEDTVLRKKTGGGRVGSGRKSISTDSDFKDQMHLYLAGNNNLLTDKRIEDPDCEALYKTLQNNSYVTSLDLRYNLITDEGAKFIAKLIEETTKLTDLNLMCNEIGAVGAEHIAKALLKNESLKTLRMTGNKMGNKGGMWFAQALQVNTTLEALDVADTDLTIESIIAISTVLYNNKTLKALNINRPILFSHQEETTVHFAEMLKVNTTLKEVHFQKYDMRDFGMTRLAENLMHNDTLTYLDLSCNRITRDGINELSKVLEKNTAIEVLDLGYNRLEDDGAIHIANALASLNTNLKTLVVTSNNIGSKGLCALADAMKTNTTLTNIYIWGNKLEEPAAIAFANLIDNGRLSKENTDVQAYVVDGATKLCELSHQISRHTYFAPSYGDDVPSWQPRGKNPRGSDVVVMKNLTVY; the protein is encoded by the exons ATGTCAGACATCCATTCAACAGCTTACAGATATGATGCAGTGTGTACAGAATTGAGCAGACAACCACATccttacattttgaaaatgtttgaaaggGAAAAAGAAGACACTGTATT ACGAAAGAAAACTGG tgGTGGTAGAGTTGGTTCAGGTAGAAAAAGTATAAGTACTGACAG TGATTTCAAAGACCAGATGCACTTGTATTTGGCTGGAAACAATAACTTGTTGACAGATAAACGTATAGAGGACCCAGACTGTGAAGCATTGTACAAAACTCTGCAAAACAACAGCTATGTGACCAGTCTAGATCTTCGCTATAATCTTATCACAGATGAAGGAGCAAAGTTTATTGCTAAACTCATTGAG gAAACAACAAAGCTAACAGACCTGAATTTAATGTGTAATGAGATTGGAGCAGTAGGAGCTGAACATATAGCAAAGGCATTATTG AAAAATGAATCCTTGAAAACACTAAGAATGACAGGAAATAAAATGGGAAACAAGGGAGGAATGTGGTTTGCCCAAGCTCTCCAAGTCAATACTACACTAGAGGCACTAGATGTTGCAGACACAGATTTA accATTGAGAGCATCATTGCTATATCTACAGTACTATATAACAACAAAACTCTGAAGGCACTGAACATCAACAGACCTATTCTATTCTCACATCAAGAAGAAACCACTGTTCATTTTGCTGAAATGCTGAAG gTTAATACAACATTAAAAGAGGTTCATTTCCAGAAGTATGATATGAGGGACTTTGGAATGACTAGACTTGCAGAAAACCTGATGCATAATGATACTCTAACATATTTGGATCTTAGTTG CAATAGAATAACAAGAGATGGAATTAATGAATTGTCAAAAGTATTAGAGAAGAATACTGCTATTGAAGTGTTAGACTTGGGGTATAACAGATTGGAAGATGATGGAGCCATACATATAGCCAATGCTCTTGCTTCTCTGAACACCAACCTTAAAAC TTTAGTTGTGACCAGTAACAACATTGGAAGTAAAGGACTGTGTGCCCTGGCTGATGCAATGAAGACCAACACAACATTAACTAATATCTATATTTGGGGAAATAAGCTAGAGGAACCAGCAGCAATC gcCTTTGCTAATTTGATAGACAATGGTAGACTGAGCAAAGAGAACACAGATGTACAGGCTTATGTTGTAGATGGCGCCACTAAACTTTGTGAACTCAGTCATCAAATAAGCCGCCATACTTACTTTGCACCAAGTTATGGGGATGATGTGCCGTCATGGCAGCCAAGAGGCAAAAATCCAAGAGGATCTGATGTCGTTGTTATGAAAAATTTGACAGTTTATTAA
- the LOC134693788 gene encoding leucine-rich repeat-containing protein 34-like isoform X2 codes for MSDIHSTAYRYDAVCTELSRQPHPYILKMFEREKEDTVFGGRVGSGRKSISTDSDFKDQMHLYLAGNNNLLTDKRIEDPDCEALYKTLQNNSYVTSLDLRYNLITDEGAKFIAKLIEETTKLTDLNLMCNEIGAVGAEHIAKALLKNESLKTLRMTGNKMGNKGGMWFAQALQVNTTLEALDVADTDLTIESIIAISTVLYNNKTLKALNINRPILFSHQEETTVHFAEMLKVNTTLKEVHFQKYDMRDFGMTRLAENLMHNDTLTYLDLSCNRITRDGINELSKVLEKNTAIEVLDLGYNRLEDDGAIHIANALASLNTNLKTLVVTSNNIGSKGLCALADAMKTNTTLTNIYIWGNKLEEPAAIAFANLIDNGRLSKENTDVQAYVVDGATKLCELSHQISRHTYFAPSYGDDVPSWQPRGKNPRGSDVVVMKNLTVY; via the exons ATGTCAGACATCCATTCAACAGCTTACAGATATGATGCAGTGTGTACAGAATTGAGCAGACAACCACATccttacattttgaaaatgtttgaaaggGAAAAAGAAGACACTGTATT tgGTGGTAGAGTTGGTTCAGGTAGAAAAAGTATAAGTACTGACAG TGATTTCAAAGACCAGATGCACTTGTATTTGGCTGGAAACAATAACTTGTTGACAGATAAACGTATAGAGGACCCAGACTGTGAAGCATTGTACAAAACTCTGCAAAACAACAGCTATGTGACCAGTCTAGATCTTCGCTATAATCTTATCACAGATGAAGGAGCAAAGTTTATTGCTAAACTCATTGAG gAAACAACAAAGCTAACAGACCTGAATTTAATGTGTAATGAGATTGGAGCAGTAGGAGCTGAACATATAGCAAAGGCATTATTG AAAAATGAATCCTTGAAAACACTAAGAATGACAGGAAATAAAATGGGAAACAAGGGAGGAATGTGGTTTGCCCAAGCTCTCCAAGTCAATACTACACTAGAGGCACTAGATGTTGCAGACACAGATTTA accATTGAGAGCATCATTGCTATATCTACAGTACTATATAACAACAAAACTCTGAAGGCACTGAACATCAACAGACCTATTCTATTCTCACATCAAGAAGAAACCACTGTTCATTTTGCTGAAATGCTGAAG gTTAATACAACATTAAAAGAGGTTCATTTCCAGAAGTATGATATGAGGGACTTTGGAATGACTAGACTTGCAGAAAACCTGATGCATAATGATACTCTAACATATTTGGATCTTAGTTG CAATAGAATAACAAGAGATGGAATTAATGAATTGTCAAAAGTATTAGAGAAGAATACTGCTATTGAAGTGTTAGACTTGGGGTATAACAGATTGGAAGATGATGGAGCCATACATATAGCCAATGCTCTTGCTTCTCTGAACACCAACCTTAAAAC TTTAGTTGTGACCAGTAACAACATTGGAAGTAAAGGACTGTGTGCCCTGGCTGATGCAATGAAGACCAACACAACATTAACTAATATCTATATTTGGGGAAATAAGCTAGAGGAACCAGCAGCAATC gcCTTTGCTAATTTGATAGACAATGGTAGACTGAGCAAAGAGAACACAGATGTACAGGCTTATGTTGTAGATGGCGCCACTAAACTTTGTGAACTCAGTCATCAAATAAGCCGCCATACTTACTTTGCACCAAGTTATGGGGATGATGTGCCGTCATGGCAGCCAAGAGGCAAAAATCCAAGAGGATCTGATGTCGTTGTTATGAAAAATTTGACAGTTTATTAA
- the LOC134693788 gene encoding leucine-rich repeat-containing protein 34-like isoform X3, with protein sequence MSDIHSTAYRYDAVCTELSRQPHPYILKMFEREKEDTVLRKKTGDFKDQMHLYLAGNNNLLTDKRIEDPDCEALYKTLQNNSYVTSLDLRYNLITDEGAKFIAKLIEETTKLTDLNLMCNEIGAVGAEHIAKALLKNESLKTLRMTGNKMGNKGGMWFAQALQVNTTLEALDVADTDLTIESIIAISTVLYNNKTLKALNINRPILFSHQEETTVHFAEMLKVNTTLKEVHFQKYDMRDFGMTRLAENLMHNDTLTYLDLSCNRITRDGINELSKVLEKNTAIEVLDLGYNRLEDDGAIHIANALASLNTNLKTLVVTSNNIGSKGLCALADAMKTNTTLTNIYIWGNKLEEPAAIAFANLIDNGRLSKENTDVQAYVVDGATKLCELSHQISRHTYFAPSYGDDVPSWQPRGKNPRGSDVVVMKNLTVY encoded by the exons ATGTCAGACATCCATTCAACAGCTTACAGATATGATGCAGTGTGTACAGAATTGAGCAGACAACCACATccttacattttgaaaatgtttgaaaggGAAAAAGAAGACACTGTATT ACGAAAGAAAACTGG TGATTTCAAAGACCAGATGCACTTGTATTTGGCTGGAAACAATAACTTGTTGACAGATAAACGTATAGAGGACCCAGACTGTGAAGCATTGTACAAAACTCTGCAAAACAACAGCTATGTGACCAGTCTAGATCTTCGCTATAATCTTATCACAGATGAAGGAGCAAAGTTTATTGCTAAACTCATTGAG gAAACAACAAAGCTAACAGACCTGAATTTAATGTGTAATGAGATTGGAGCAGTAGGAGCTGAACATATAGCAAAGGCATTATTG AAAAATGAATCCTTGAAAACACTAAGAATGACAGGAAATAAAATGGGAAACAAGGGAGGAATGTGGTTTGCCCAAGCTCTCCAAGTCAATACTACACTAGAGGCACTAGATGTTGCAGACACAGATTTA accATTGAGAGCATCATTGCTATATCTACAGTACTATATAACAACAAAACTCTGAAGGCACTGAACATCAACAGACCTATTCTATTCTCACATCAAGAAGAAACCACTGTTCATTTTGCTGAAATGCTGAAG gTTAATACAACATTAAAAGAGGTTCATTTCCAGAAGTATGATATGAGGGACTTTGGAATGACTAGACTTGCAGAAAACCTGATGCATAATGATACTCTAACATATTTGGATCTTAGTTG CAATAGAATAACAAGAGATGGAATTAATGAATTGTCAAAAGTATTAGAGAAGAATACTGCTATTGAAGTGTTAGACTTGGGGTATAACAGATTGGAAGATGATGGAGCCATACATATAGCCAATGCTCTTGCTTCTCTGAACACCAACCTTAAAAC TTTAGTTGTGACCAGTAACAACATTGGAAGTAAAGGACTGTGTGCCCTGGCTGATGCAATGAAGACCAACACAACATTAACTAATATCTATATTTGGGGAAATAAGCTAGAGGAACCAGCAGCAATC gcCTTTGCTAATTTGATAGACAATGGTAGACTGAGCAAAGAGAACACAGATGTACAGGCTTATGTTGTAGATGGCGCCACTAAACTTTGTGAACTCAGTCATCAAATAAGCCGCCATACTTACTTTGCACCAAGTTATGGGGATGATGTGCCGTCATGGCAGCCAAGAGGCAAAAATCCAAGAGGATCTGATGTCGTTGTTATGAAAAATTTGACAGTTTATTAA